In Phoenix dactylifera cultivar Barhee BC4 chromosome 11, palm_55x_up_171113_PBpolish2nd_filt_p, whole genome shotgun sequence, the following are encoded in one genomic region:
- the LOC103709461 gene encoding dof zinc finger protein 5-like → MMADVEMNRSGEAPGFKLFGTVIITEDRRPKEEEAERPAAVAAAEVEAEAATRGAALPCPRCKSKETKFCYFNNYNVNQPRHFCKACHRYWTAGGTLRNVPVGAGRRKNRPAPRGGNAAAAAACVLEYPSSLYMDGGEVQRWLLRPEPPAARPRTDASFRRGLR, encoded by the coding sequence ATGATGGCCGACGTCGAAATGAATCGCAGCGGCGAAGCGCCGGGCTTCAAGCTCTTCGGAACGGTGATCATAACGGAAGACAGACGGCCAAAGGAGGAGGAAGCGGAGAGgccggcggcggtggcggcagCGGAggtggaggcggaggcggcgacGAGGGGAGCGGCGCTGCCGTGCCCGAGGTGCAAAAGCAAGGAGACCAAGTTCTGCTACTTCAACAACTACAACGTGAATCAGCCCCGCCACTTCTGCAAGGCCTGCCACCGCTATTGGACCGCCGGCGGCACCCTCCGCAACGTCCCCGTCGGCGCCGGACGCCGGAAGAACCGCCCCGCCCCCCGCGGAGGCAacgctgccgccgccgccgcctgcgTCCTCGAGTACCCCTCCTCTCTTTACATGGATGGCGGGGAGGTCCAGCGGTGGCTCCTGCGGCCTGAGCCGCCGGCGGCGAGGCCGAGGACTGATGCCAGCTTCAGACGTGGACTTCGTTGA
- the LOC103709459 gene encoding protein CONSERVED ONLY IN THE GREEN LINEAGE 160, chloroplastic: MAIVTAAAAAYRTSILSAAVPASEDLSPSVPSPRQTKVVLPKKKPLKWSTGVAPGEYGGPPTTTKLRKYWGGRGDEDPVTATDDFIWNKDFLGRMQRLLREDKATPNLPPPVKEQSSGFLSLNRAMSLDSVEIDLSKELRPPPTPVLEQQVEAARRGISAIESLNDASSPKWRFVPTRREQAKWDRASKAATGGSDVVLRESRRERGDPKILAAQATEQYLKLKQKLQLLTLGIGGIGVVSAYLSYSPETAASYGAGLLGSLVYIRLLGNSVDSMASGAKGMVKGAIGQPRLLVPVALVMIYNRWNGILVPDHGFMHLELIPMLVGFFTYKAATFVQAMQEAVNVDVVEKPQV, encoded by the exons ATGGCCATCGtcaccgccgccgctgccgcctaCCGCACCTCCATTCTATCGGCGGCGGTACCGGCCTCCGAAGACCTGTCCCCCTCTGTCCCGTCGCCGCGCCAGACCAAGGTGGTGCTCCCCAAGAAGAAGCCCCTCAAGTGGTCCACCGGCGTCGCTCCGGGGGAGTACGGCGGCCCGCCGACGACCACGAAGCTTCGGAAGTACTGGGGTGGCCGCGGCGACGAGGATCCCGTCACCGCCACCGACGATTTCATTTGGAACAAGGACTTCCTCGGCCGCATGCAGCGCCTCCTCCGAGAAGACAAAGCCACCCCCAATTTGCCTCCTCCTGTG aAGGAGCAAAGCTCGGGCTTTTTGAGCCTTAATCGAGCCATGAGCCTTGATAG TGTGGAAATTGATCTGAGTAAAGAGCTGAGGCCGCCGCCGACGCCGGTATTGGAGCAGCAGGTGGAGGCTGCAAGGCGTGGCATCTCTGCCATTGAA AGCCTGAATGATGCTTCATCTCCAAAATGGAGGTTTGTGCCAACAAGGAGGGAGCAAGCAAAGTGGGACCGTGCAAGTAAGGCCGCCACCGGAGGCAGT GATGTTGTGTTACGGGAAtcaaggagggagagaggggatcCCAAGATATTGGCAGCTCAGGCAACGGAACAGTATCTCAAG CTAAAACAGAAGCTGCAACTCCTCACTTTGGGTATTGGTGGCATTGGTGTAGTCTCAGCATACCTTTCTTACTCTCCCGAAACTGCAGCTAG CTATGGTGCAGGGCTGCTTGGTTCTTTGGTGTACATACGTTTGCTTGGCAATAGTGTAGATTCCATGGCATCTGGGGCTAAAGGGATGGTCAA GGGTGCAATTGGGCAACCAAGGCTACTGGTTCCAGTGGCACTTGTCATGATATACAATAGATGGAATGG GATATTAGTTCCAGATCACGGCTTCATGCACCTGGAGCTGATACCGATGCTTGTCGGGTTTTTCACCTATAAGGCTGCCACTTTTGTCCAAGCTATGCAGGAGGCTGTGAATGTGGATGTAGTTGAGAAGCCCCAAGTTTGA